A section of the Planctomycetia bacterium genome encodes:
- a CDS encoding tetratricopeptide repeat protein, with product MATDIPGNTGGLPPAVRRRLQAQFEAGSQKSNRGEYDYATTMFAACVEGDPANQIYLQSFLGNLYKKFDNNKKGDRLSSVKGVGIKGSIKKSEMQKDWLGVIKSGLDMLKLNPWDVGALTAMASASEKLGHEECRILYLRGALGANPADPEVNRLCGRALRELGRFDEAITCFRRVVQAKPGDEEGMQTLRALDAERAIKKGGFEDAQSSTDVMVDKQLQQERRQGGGVQLTAEQVIERHLTKNPTDIPKYLELANLHASNQKLEDAEKVLTRALEASGGDLQIRERLEDLQMRRTREAVETAKKQAETDRTPQSEELWRKMKAELNTRELEFYRGHVQRYPTQHGYKYELASRMMKAKMYREAIPLLQEAQQDPKRKAEVLKALGECFVQIKQYKLGMQNFEAALEQIPAREPELRKETLYFTGKVAFLALKDLEKADKYLTELAGMDFGYRDVSQLLEQIASARGDGAAGAVDLS from the coding sequence GGCGAGTACGACTATGCCACCACGATGTTCGCCGCCTGCGTCGAGGGGGATCCGGCCAACCAGATCTATTTGCAGAGCTTCCTCGGCAACCTCTATAAGAAGTTCGACAACAACAAAAAGGGAGATCGGCTGTCCTCGGTGAAAGGGGTCGGCATCAAAGGCTCGATCAAGAAATCCGAGATGCAGAAGGACTGGCTCGGAGTGATCAAATCGGGCCTGGACATGCTCAAGCTCAACCCCTGGGATGTCGGCGCGTTGACGGCGATGGCCTCTGCCAGTGAAAAACTGGGCCATGAGGAGTGCCGGATTCTCTACTTGCGCGGCGCGCTGGGGGCCAATCCCGCAGATCCGGAAGTCAATCGCTTATGTGGCCGTGCTTTGCGCGAGCTGGGGCGTTTCGACGAAGCCATCACGTGCTTTCGCCGCGTTGTGCAAGCCAAGCCAGGCGATGAAGAGGGAATGCAAACGCTGCGCGCGCTGGACGCCGAGCGGGCCATCAAGAAAGGCGGCTTCGAGGACGCCCAGTCCAGCACCGACGTGATGGTCGACAAACAATTGCAACAGGAACGTCGCCAAGGGGGCGGCGTGCAATTGACGGCCGAACAAGTGATTGAGCGACATCTCACGAAGAATCCAACCGACATTCCCAAGTATCTGGAATTGGCCAATCTTCATGCCAGCAACCAGAAGCTCGAAGACGCCGAAAAAGTGCTGACGCGGGCCCTTGAAGCGTCCGGAGGCGATTTGCAAATCCGCGAGCGTCTCGAAGACCTGCAGATGCGCCGCACGCGCGAAGCCGTCGAGACCGCCAAGAAACAGGCGGAAACGGACCGCACGCCGCAATCGGAAGAATTGTGGAGAAAGATGAAGGCGGAGTTGAACACGCGCGAGCTGGAGTTCTATCGCGGGCATGTGCAACGCTATCCGACGCAGCATGGCTACAAATATGAGTTGGCCTCACGCATGATGAAGGCAAAAATGTATCGCGAGGCGATCCCGCTGCTGCAGGAAGCTCAGCAAGACCCCAAGCGCAAGGCCGAGGTCTTGAAGGCGCTCGGCGAGTGCTTCGTGCAGATCAAACAGTACAAGCTCGGCATGCAAAACTTCGAGGCGGCCTTGGAACAAATTCCCGCTCGTGAGCCGGAACTTCGCAAGGAAACGCTTTACTTCACTGGCAAGGTAGCCTTCCTGGCGCTCAAGGATTTGGAGAAGGCCGACAAGTATCTGACGGAACTGGCCGGGATGGATTTCGGCTATCGCGACGTCTCTCAACTCCTCGAACAAATCGCTAGCGCCCGCGGCGACGGCGCCGCCGGCGCGGTCGATTTAAGTTAG
- a CDS encoding MogA/MoaB family molybdenum cofactor biosynthesis protein: MSPAPPPDSVSEHRASSPRRIQCAVITVSDTRTPETDTGGATAIDLLNEFGHHVVVREVIRDEPTAIRAIMESLRTRDDIDAILLTGGTGLGSRDQTFETISSLLTKTLPGYGELFRMLSYAEIGAAAMLSRAVGGLIDKQVVLTMPGSPAGVRLAVQQLIGPELAHLVREAKR, encoded by the coding sequence ATGTCGCCTGCGCCCCCACCGGACAGCGTCTCGGAACATCGCGCATCGTCGCCGCGCCGCATTCAATGCGCGGTCATCACCGTGAGCGACACGCGGACGCCGGAGACCGACACTGGCGGCGCCACGGCGATCGATCTCTTGAACGAGTTCGGCCATCACGTCGTAGTCCGTGAAGTCATCCGTGACGAGCCAACTGCGATTCGCGCAATAATGGAATCACTGCGCACGCGTGACGACATCGATGCGATCTTGCTCACCGGCGGCACCGGGTTGGGCTCCCGAGATCAAACTTTCGAAACGATCTCGTCGTTGCTCACCAAAACATTGCCCGGCTACGGCGAGCTGTTTAGGATGCTGAGTTACGCGGAAATCGGCGCGGCGGCGATGCTTAGCCGCGCGGTGGGGGGCTTGATCGACAAGCAAGTTGTGCTAACGATGCCCGGCTCGCCCGCCGGCGTGCGTTTGGCGGTACAACAACTGATCGGACCGGAGCTGGCACATCTGGTGCGCGAGGCGAAGCGCTAA
- a CDS encoding inorganic diphosphatase — MHAWHDIYIDDNMIESSFPVVIEVPKGSKNKYELDKETGFLRLDRILYSAMYYPADYGFIPRTFCDDGDPLDALVLSQEAVVPLTMVEARAIGLMRMRDEKGIDDKIIAVSIHDPAFNNYMNHTELPEHTLKQIKRFFEDYKALENKQVVVDDFMGPVDAARVLRESLGMYRQLRRGELYRK, encoded by the coding sequence ATGCACGCCTGGCACGACATCTACATCGACGACAACATGATCGAGAGCAGTTTCCCGGTCGTGATCGAAGTTCCCAAGGGAAGCAAGAACAAGTACGAACTGGACAAGGAAACCGGCTTCCTGCGTCTCGACCGAATCCTCTACAGCGCGATGTACTACCCCGCCGACTACGGGTTCATCCCGCGCACGTTCTGCGACGACGGCGACCCGCTCGACGCGCTCGTGTTGAGCCAAGAAGCCGTGGTGCCATTGACGATGGTAGAAGCCAGGGCGATTGGCCTGATGCGAATGCGCGACGAAAAAGGCATCGACGACAAAATCATCGCCGTCAGCATCCACGACCCGGCGTTCAACAACTACATGAACCACACCGAGCTGCCGGAGCACACGCTCAAGCAGATCAAGCGGTTCTTCGAGGACTACAAGGCCTTGGAAAACAAGCAGGTCGTCGTCGACGACTTCATGGGCCCGGTCGACGCGGCCCGCGTTCTGCGCGAATCCCTCGGCATGTACCGGCAGCTTCGCCGCGGCGAGCTATATCGAAAATAG
- a CDS encoding PDZ domain-containing protein — translation MTRKMLVIAGMAILLFETRVSAQAPDAELPPPAPTAANLPPALAPATVAVPTGFDAGFDLRYDGGAVAIGSVTPGGVADQAGLRADDRIVTIDGRNVANADEFRASASGFEGRTIEIIVERNGQPQTISLLYPRTAPIAPRAADPNRSWIGVALSRDFAERGALISRVAPSSPASRAGVRAGDVVLAINGENVVDYRDMMDRISNLIPNSSAELLVYRNGASVPVNTAIGRFEDSAGRASEAEDTAPATYETQRVPTSQDLADARMIQLGDRIYRLERMVQELQDEMRALRREQAAD, via the coding sequence ATGACACGCAAAATGCTCGTGATCGCCGGCATGGCGATCCTGTTGTTCGAAACGCGAGTTTCAGCCCAGGCGCCCGACGCGGAATTGCCGCCGCCGGCTCCGACGGCCGCTAATTTGCCTCCCGCACTGGCGCCTGCGACCGTTGCCGTTCCGACTGGATTCGATGCGGGGTTTGATTTGCGTTACGACGGAGGCGCTGTCGCGATCGGCTCGGTGACGCCAGGTGGCGTGGCGGATCAAGCGGGGCTACGTGCCGACGATCGCATTGTGACGATCGACGGCCGTAATGTTGCGAACGCGGATGAATTTCGCGCATCGGCATCGGGTTTCGAAGGCCGAACGATCGAGATCATCGTGGAACGCAACGGCCAGCCGCAAACGATCTCGCTGCTCTATCCGCGTACAGCGCCGATTGCGCCGCGTGCGGCCGATCCGAATCGATCGTGGATCGGCGTGGCATTGTCGCGCGACTTCGCCGAACGCGGGGCGCTGATCTCGCGAGTAGCGCCGTCCAGTCCGGCGTCGCGTGCTGGAGTTCGCGCCGGAGACGTCGTGCTCGCAATCAACGGCGAGAATGTGGTCGACTATCGCGACATGATGGACCGCATCAGCAATTTGATTCCCAACTCGTCGGCGGAACTATTAGTTTACCGGAACGGCGCCAGTGTGCCGGTGAATACCGCCATCGGCCGGTTTGAAGATTCCGCAGGGCGCGCCTCCGAAGCGGAGGACACGGCGCCGGCCACGTACGAAACTCAGCGCGTCCCGACTTCGCAAGATCTGGCGGATGCGCGAATGATCCAACTGGGAGACCGCATCTACCGCTTGGAACGAATGGTGCAAGAACTTCAGGATGAAATGCGCGCGCTCCGCCGGGAACAGGCAGCTGACTGA
- a CDS encoding transposase, with the protein MGTTKLDVKAAVATLPRYSEAFKRDAVRLVTEEGCKFAAAAQAVDVSDPTLRLWRKKLGSRNGAWRRARNFPPRT; encoded by the coding sequence ATGGGTACTACGAAGCTGGATGTGAAGGCAGCGGTTGCGACTCTGCCGCGGTATAGCGAGGCGTTCAAGCGGGATGCCGTGCGGTTGGTGACCGAGGAGGGTTGCAAGTTCGCGGCCGCCGCCCAGGCGGTGGACGTGAGCGATCCGACGCTGCGGTTGTGGCGCAAAAAGCTCGGTTCAAGGAACGGGGCATGGCGCCGGGCTCGAAACTTTCCACCGCGAACCTGA
- a CDS encoding pirin family protein, whose product MLSLRKSHERGHVNHGWLDSYHTFSFGSYRDPKHMHFRALRVMNEDVVQPGQGFGTHPHDNMEIVTYVLSGALEHRDSMGNGEVLRPGEFQRMTAGTGITHSEFNPSLDEPVHLYQIWLFPERKGLEPSYEQRRFDETERHNRLRLVASRDGAEGSLLIHQDARIYLASLDGHQQLRHPLHVERHAWLQVLRGEVTVNGEPLAVGDAAALSEERELTSAAQSSAEVMLFDLA is encoded by the coding sequence ATGCTCAGCCTGCGCAAGTCTCACGAACGCGGCCACGTCAATCACGGCTGGCTCGATTCGTACCACACCTTCTCGTTCGGCTCGTACCGCGACCCGAAGCACATGCACTTCCGGGCGCTCCGGGTGATGAACGAAGACGTCGTCCAACCGGGCCAGGGATTTGGCACGCATCCGCACGACAACATGGAGATCGTCACCTACGTCCTCTCCGGCGCGCTGGAACATCGTGACTCGATGGGCAACGGCGAAGTTCTCCGCCCGGGCGAATTCCAACGCATGACGGCCGGCACGGGCATCACGCATAGCGAGTTCAACCCGTCCCTGGACGAGCCGGTCCACCTGTACCAGATCTGGCTGTTCCCGGAACGCAAGGGACTCGAACCAAGTTACGAGCAAAGGCGGTTCGATGAAACGGAGCGGCATAACCGGCTGCGCTTAGTTGCCTCGCGTGACGGCGCGGAGGGTTCGTTGCTGATCCACCAGGACGCGCGGATTTACCTGGCGTCGCTGGATGGACACCAGCAACTCCGCCATCCGCTGCACGTGGAACGCCACGCCTGGCTGCAAGTCCTGCGCGGCGAAGTCACGGTTAACGGTGAACCACTCGCGGTTGGCGACGCCGCCGCACTGAGCGAGGAGCGGGAGCTGACGAGCGCAGCGCAGAGCAGCGCGGAAGTCATGCTCTTTGACCTGGCTTGA
- a CDS encoding anthrax toxin-like adenylyl cyclase domain-containing protein has translation MTPLPPQTAQPNTAVNVATMSLDDRFREVLRRTAPLLPGEIQEEFVAMLSPTALLIMAGTLAVWAGSHYFGVGFVVDALMLAGGAIFLGYQVISAGMDFCNAISLTASAKTSQDLDAAAALLANFVATVGVAAFSFVVMKGAKAAAPTARAGIAGLAAAKYGGMTPAHYRIFQQVARLQNRIIAVRNTNVHSTKWIELGYPGKPIAIKAHTSQTTGIVTAANAAETQTARTFNYYVVDADGVARNASGQALKLPARTDWPLEPGQIIDGKSMKPLVGDYDLLGVIDPTARGRNIVLATDRGRTLLNWSGPENERVANAVNQLMDQPRVLHGAHDGFADVGSAGPSTVFFPDGFVLDLPTPEAVTQFYRSIGRQPIIKPKAP, from the coding sequence ATGACCCCGCTTCCTCCGCAAACCGCTCAACCGAACACCGCCGTAAACGTGGCGACGATGTCGCTCGACGATCGGTTTCGCGAAGTTCTGCGCCGCACCGCGCCGTTGCTGCCCGGAGAAATCCAGGAGGAGTTCGTGGCAATGCTTTCGCCGACGGCCTTGCTAATCATGGCCGGCACGTTGGCGGTCTGGGCCGGATCGCACTACTTCGGCGTCGGTTTTGTCGTCGACGCCTTGATGCTGGCCGGCGGCGCGATATTTCTTGGTTACCAGGTAATCTCCGCCGGCATGGATTTCTGCAACGCCATTTCGCTGACGGCCAGCGCGAAAACCAGTCAGGACCTCGACGCGGCAGCGGCGTTGCTCGCAAATTTCGTGGCCACGGTCGGAGTGGCCGCGTTCAGTTTCGTGGTAATGAAAGGAGCCAAAGCCGCCGCGCCGACCGCTCGGGCGGGAATCGCCGGACTCGCTGCCGCTAAGTACGGCGGTATGACTCCGGCGCATTACCGCATCTTTCAGCAAGTAGCGCGATTGCAGAATCGCATCATCGCGGTGCGGAATACCAACGTTCATTCGACGAAATGGATTGAGCTAGGATACCCCGGCAAGCCAATCGCGATTAAAGCGCATACGAGCCAGACGACCGGCATCGTCACTGCGGCCAACGCCGCTGAAACACAGACGGCGCGAACGTTCAACTACTATGTCGTCGACGCCGATGGCGTTGCCCGGAATGCCAGCGGGCAAGCATTGAAACTGCCTGCCCGTACCGATTGGCCGCTGGAACCGGGTCAAATCATCGACGGCAAATCGATGAAGCCGCTCGTCGGAGACTACGATCTGTTAGGCGTGATCGATCCCACAGCCCGCGGCCGCAATATCGTGCTGGCAACCGATCGCGGCAGGACGTTGCTGAACTGGAGCGGTCCGGAAAACGAGCGCGTCGCCAACGCTGTGAATCAACTGATGGACCAGCCCCGCGTATTGCACGGCGCTCACGACGGTTTCGCCGATGTCGGTTCCGCCGGACCTTCGACGGTCTTCTTTCCCGACGGGTTTGTGCTCGATCTGCCGACTCCGGAAGCAGTCACGCAGTTCTACCGCTCGATCGGGCGGCAACCGATCATCAAGCCGAAAGCGCCGTGA
- a CDS encoding protein-glutamate O-methyltransferase CheR, with product MKLASAEVASVAGLVMDLCGILLDESKGYLIESRLAPIAQHHGLGSYTELVQKARVGYDQQLLKQIVDAITTNETLFFRDESPFEALRHKAIPELIDAKSKTAFPRRLRIWSAACSTGQEPYSIAMTLHELIPDIHAWDISIHATDICDAAIEQASMGTYSAFEVERGMKPQYLDRFLVRHNASWKVRDEVRALVSFQNLNLMQPLMGLGPFDVVFCRNVAIYFTPEGRRNVFQKIAQTMTRDGYLFVGCAESLADMGPQYTPHHHCRGMYYRPNLPALGDPARASTAASTPVRR from the coding sequence ATGAAACTCGCGTCTGCGGAAGTCGCGTCCGTCGCCGGTCTCGTGATGGACCTGTGCGGCATCTTGCTCGATGAGAGCAAAGGCTATCTGATCGAAAGCCGGCTCGCGCCGATCGCGCAGCACCATGGCCTCGGTTCGTATACCGAACTGGTCCAGAAAGCCCGCGTCGGATACGACCAACAATTGCTCAAGCAAATTGTCGACGCCATCACGACGAATGAGACGCTGTTCTTTCGCGACGAGTCTCCGTTCGAAGCCTTGCGCCACAAGGCGATTCCGGAGTTGATCGACGCCAAGTCCAAGACCGCGTTCCCGCGAAGATTGCGGATCTGGTCGGCCGCGTGCAGCACCGGGCAGGAACCTTACAGCATCGCGATGACGCTGCATGAGCTAATTCCCGATATCCACGCGTGGGACATCAGCATCCACGCCACCGACATCTGCGACGCCGCTATCGAACAAGCCAGCATGGGCACTTACTCGGCCTTCGAAGTCGAACGTGGTATGAAGCCCCAATACCTGGATCGATTCCTCGTGCGCCACAACGCCAGTTGGAAAGTCCGCGACGAAGTTCGGGCGCTCGTCTCGTTTCAGAACCTGAACCTGATGCAGCCCTTGATGGGCTTGGGACCGTTCGACGTTGTTTTCTGCCGCAATGTGGCGATCTACTTCACGCCCGAAGGCCGCCGCAACGTGTTCCAGAAGATTGCCCAGACGATGACTCGCGACGGATACTTGTTCGTAGGGTGCGCGGAATCGTTGGCCGACATGGGACCGCAGTACACGCCGCACCATCATTGCCGCGGGATGTACTATCGCCCGAATTTGCCGGCGCTCGGCGACCCGGCCCGTGCCAGCACCGCTGCGTCCACGCCGGTGCGCCGCTAG
- a CDS encoding chemotaxis response regulator protein-glutamate methylesterase, with translation MSTVTDNIDSSPVRALVVDDTVIYRRIVSDVLQEIPGVEVVGTAVNGRIALEKIIELHPDFITLDVEMPELNGVQVLQEIKQRGLTTSVIMLSAANSSSAARTTEALALGAFDFVLKPSGASPQDNLVQLREKLSPRVEALITKRGKRRPSAPVAERRAPASVIRHEPVRPGAATMVAIGVSTGGPEALNRLLPKLPGDLAAPVLIVQHMPPMFTKSLADDLNKRCALQVEEATDGQPIRPGMALIAPGGRQMKIVQEDNQYLVRLTDDPPECACRPSVDYLFRSVSQLCPQSALAVIMTGMGTDGTLGIRLLKRKGAAVIAQNKETCVVFGMPAVAVAEGLADEVLPLEEIASHIVARVGRRTSP, from the coding sequence ATGTCAACCGTGACGGACAACATTGACAGCTCTCCCGTTCGGGCCCTGGTGGTGGATGACACCGTCATCTACCGGCGCATCGTCAGCGATGTATTGCAGGAAATTCCCGGCGTGGAAGTCGTCGGCACGGCGGTCAACGGGCGGATTGCGCTCGAAAAAATCATCGAGCTGCATCCCGACTTCATCACGCTCGACGTCGAGATGCCGGAACTCAACGGCGTGCAGGTGCTGCAAGAGATCAAGCAGCGCGGCCTGACGACGTCGGTGATTATGCTCAGCGCTGCGAACTCCTCCAGCGCCGCGCGCACAACCGAGGCCTTGGCGCTCGGCGCCTTTGACTTTGTGTTGAAACCCTCCGGCGCGTCGCCGCAAGACAACCTGGTGCAACTGCGCGAGAAGCTTTCGCCGCGCGTGGAAGCGCTGATTACCAAGCGAGGTAAGCGCCGACCATCCGCACCAGTGGCCGAGCGCCGCGCTCCCGCGAGCGTCATTCGCCATGAGCCGGTACGGCCAGGCGCTGCGACGATGGTGGCGATCGGCGTCTCGACCGGCGGCCCCGAAGCCCTCAATCGTTTGTTGCCAAAGCTGCCCGGCGATCTCGCGGCGCCGGTGTTGATCGTCCAGCATATGCCGCCGATGTTCACCAAGTCTCTCGCCGACGACTTGAACAAGCGTTGCGCCCTGCAAGTCGAAGAAGCCACGGACGGGCAGCCCATCCGCCCCGGCATGGCGCTCATCGCCCCGGGCGGTCGCCAGATGAAAATCGTACAGGAAGACAATCAATACCTGGTCCGTCTCACGGACGATCCACCGGAATGTGCCTGCCGACCGTCGGTCGACTACCTGTTTCGCTCGGTCTCGCAGTTGTGCCCGCAGTCAGCACTGGCAGTCATCATGACCGGCATGGGCACGGACGGCACGCTTGGCATCCGACTGCTGAAGCGCAAGGGCGCCGCCGTGATTGCTCAAAACAAAGAAACCTGCGTCGTCTTCGGCATGCCCGCCGTGGCGGTCGCCGAAGGCTTGGCCGACGAAGTTCTACCTTTGGAAGAAATCGCGTCCCATATAGTTGCCCGAGTGGGGCGGAGAACATCGCCATGA
- a CDS encoding methyl-accepting chemotaxis protein yields the protein MSRLSILKFKSVRTKLMFLFVAIGVIPAAIVATVSYNRSRDALRVEAGGRVQSVAEETIDKLDRLFFERYGDVQAFAANPDAKGDAELLKRAANFYTRTYGIYDLMVIADANGQIIAANTVNSQGAPFLTDALIGTSVKGEAWFESVTSGTVPLGQSYFGDVTADKRLADATKTRGLSLVFAAPIVDADGKVTRVWANYANWERTGCEIMTGLRQRLKDRGATTSVVNLINKQGFLLEDPDPAAVLTFNLVDAKLQCAIDAAAGKSGVTIENNKRTGTEQINGFAGSKGALGFKGYGWGVLVRQDTAEAFAAASQLAYFVAALTGGMALAIAAIGFFVARSFARPLVATANTLELIAAGDLTKRVEVQSNDEIGRVGDCVNKLSSSLQDVVRKIVGSSRELASSSEELTSTATQMAQSAEGTTQQSATVAAAAEEMSTNMRTMAASTEEMSSNIKTVAAAVEELTASVSEIARSAESSSGVASQAAELATISNDKVRQLGVAADEIGKVIDVIQDIADQTNLLALNATIEAARAGEAGKGFAVVATEVKELAKQSAAATDSIRQRIQGMQGSTTDTVKAIAEIGAAIKNVNDVAKSIAQMVDQQSTATQEISRNIVQTSQAASSVSRGVTESASACQEITKTIIGVDQAAKSTAAGASQTKSSGTQLSQLAETLQGLVVEFRV from the coding sequence ATGTCCCGTTTGAGTATTCTGAAGTTCAAGAGCGTCCGCACGAAACTCATGTTTCTGTTCGTGGCGATCGGCGTGATCCCCGCGGCGATTGTGGCGACTGTCTCGTACAATCGCTCACGTGACGCGCTGCGCGTCGAGGCGGGTGGCCGCGTTCAATCCGTGGCTGAAGAGACGATTGATAAGCTCGACCGGCTCTTTTTCGAACGCTACGGCGACGTACAGGCCTTCGCCGCGAACCCCGATGCCAAGGGGGACGCGGAACTGTTGAAACGTGCCGCGAACTTCTACACGCGTACGTATGGCATCTATGACCTGATGGTCATTGCCGACGCGAATGGTCAAATCATCGCGGCCAACACCGTCAATTCCCAAGGCGCGCCGTTCCTCACGGACGCGTTGATTGGCACGAGCGTCAAGGGCGAGGCGTGGTTCGAGTCCGTTACCTCGGGCACGGTGCCGCTCGGACAGTCGTACTTCGGGGACGTTACGGCGGATAAGCGCCTTGCTGATGCAACCAAGACACGGGGGCTGTCGCTCGTCTTCGCCGCGCCGATCGTCGACGCGGACGGCAAGGTCACCCGCGTCTGGGCCAACTACGCGAACTGGGAGCGGACCGGCTGCGAAATCATGACCGGCCTCCGCCAGCGTCTCAAGGACCGTGGCGCCACGACCAGCGTCGTGAATTTGATCAACAAGCAGGGGTTCCTGCTGGAAGACCCTGATCCCGCAGCGGTACTGACGTTCAACTTGGTGGACGCCAAACTTCAATGCGCCATCGATGCAGCCGCCGGCAAGAGCGGCGTGACGATCGAAAACAACAAGCGCACCGGCACGGAACAAATCAACGGCTTCGCCGGGTCGAAGGGCGCCCTCGGCTTCAAGGGCTATGGCTGGGGCGTGCTCGTTCGTCAAGACACGGCGGAAGCCTTTGCGGCCGCCTCACAATTGGCGTACTTTGTCGCTGCACTTACCGGTGGAATGGCGTTGGCCATCGCCGCGATCGGCTTCTTCGTGGCCCGGTCGTTCGCTCGTCCGCTCGTCGCCACGGCCAACACGTTGGAACTGATCGCCGCTGGCGACCTGACCAAGCGCGTCGAAGTCCAAAGCAACGACGAGATCGGCCGCGTGGGCGACTGCGTGAACAAACTGTCTTCGAGCTTGCAGGATGTGGTCCGCAAGATCGTCGGCAGCTCGCGTGAACTGGCTAGCTCCTCAGAAGAGTTGACTAGCACCGCCACGCAAATGGCGCAAAGCGCCGAAGGCACGACGCAGCAATCGGCCACGGTTGCCGCGGCCGCCGAAGAGATGTCCACCAACATGCGGACCATGGCCGCCAGCACCGAAGAGATGTCCAGCAACATCAAGACGGTTGCCGCCGCGGTCGAGGAACTCACGGCCAGCGTGTCGGAAATCGCCCGCAGTGCGGAGTCGTCCTCGGGCGTCGCTAGCCAGGCCGCGGAGTTGGCCACGATCAGCAACGACAAGGTCCGGCAGCTCGGCGTGGCCGCCGATGAGATCGGCAAGGTCATCGACGTGATTCAGGACATCGCCGATCAGACGAACCTGCTCGCCCTGAACGCCACGATCGAAGCGGCCCGCGCCGGTGAAGCTGGCAAGGGTTTCGCGGTCGTCGCCACCGAAGTCAAGGAGTTGGCCAAGCAATCCGCGGCCGCGACGGACAGCATCCGTCAGCGGATCCAAGGCATGCAAGGCTCGACCACCGACACGGTCAAGGCGATCGCCGAGATCGGCGCGGCGATCAAGAATGTCAACGACGTGGCCAAGTCGATCGCTCAAATGGTCGACCAGCAGAGCACGGCGACGCAAGAGATTTCCCGCAACATCGTGCAGACTTCGCAAGCCGCATCGAGCGTCTCGCGCGGCGTGACCGAGTCTGCCTCGGCCTGCCAGGAAATCACCAAGACGATTATCGGCGTCGACCAGGCCGCCAAGAGCACGGCGGCCGGGGCTTCGCAGACCAAGTCGTCGGGCACGCAGCTCTCGCAACTTGCCGAGACGTTGCAAGGCCTGGTCGTCGAGTTCCGCGTCTAA
- a CDS encoding chemotaxis protein CheW — translation MTALMQAPTANRVAATAGEQEFITFYLGDLLLGIDIHQVQEINRNVDMTPVPHAPQAVRGVINLRGEVVLVVDLREVLGLPKSALTRSNRNVIVKNGGEQIGLLVDRVADVVRANTDDLDPMPENLRGIDQRFFKAVYKLELGLLVILDVNVTLASICNES, via the coding sequence ATGACCGCCCTGATGCAAGCGCCCACGGCCAACCGCGTCGCCGCCACGGCCGGCGAACAAGAATTTATCACGTTTTATCTCGGCGACCTGCTGCTGGGAATTGACATTCACCAGGTTCAGGAAATCAATCGCAACGTCGACATGACGCCGGTGCCGCACGCGCCCCAGGCCGTCCGCGGCGTGATCAATCTCCGTGGCGAAGTCGTGCTGGTGGTGGATCTGCGGGAAGTGCTCGGGCTGCCGAAATCAGCCCTCACCCGCAGCAATCGAAATGTCATTGTCAAGAACGGCGGCGAACAGATCGGCCTGCTGGTCGATCGCGTCGCCGACGTGGTGCGAGCGAACACGGATGATCTCGATCCGATGCCTGAGAACTTGCGGGGCATCGATCAACGGTTCTTCAAGGCGGTCTACAAGCTGGAACTCGGATTGCTGGTGATCCTCGACGTGAACGTCACGTTGGCCAGTATCTGCAACGAATCCTAG